The DNA segment GACGTCGACGGCGTCTACCGCGATCGCGAGGCCCGCACGCTCGTGTCCGAACTGCGGGCCACGGAGGCCGAATCGATGACACGGGACGGCACGATCAGCCGCGGCATGATCCCAAAGGTGGCGGCCTGCCTCGACGCGATCCGGGGCGGCGTGCCGAGCGCGCACATCATCAACGGAACCGTCCCGCACGCGCTGCTGGTGGAGCTCTTCACCGAGCGCGGCATCGGGACGATGCTCACGCCGTAGACGTTCGACGCGGAGACGGAGGAGGGTGACGATGACGACGCGGGAGATCATCGAGTTGAGCGGCCGGGTGCTGGCCCCGAACTACCGCCGCGCCCCGGTGGCGTTTCGCGAGGGGCGCGGGATGGTGCTCACGGATCTGGAGGGCAAGCAGTACCTGGACTTCGTCGCCGGCATCGCCGTCGACGTCCTGGGACACGCGCACCCCCGGTTCGTCGCCGCGATCCAGCAGCAGGCCGCCCGGCTCGTCCACGTCTCCAACCTGTACCAGATTCCGGAGCAGGCGCGCCTCGCCGAGCGGCTCGCCGGCGTGACCGGCATTCCGGACGGCCGGGTCTTCTTCTGCAACAGCGGCGCCGAGGCCGCGGAGGCGGCGATCAAGCTGGCCCGCAAGGCCGGCCGGGCGCGGCGCAATGCGGACGTCTACGAGATCATCGTCGGCAGCCACAGCTTCCACGGCCGGACGATGGGGGCGCTCGCGGCCACGATGAACCCGAAGTACCACGAGGGCTTCGAGCCGCTGGTCCCGGGCTTCGTGGAAGTGCCCTTCAACGATCTCGGCGCGGCGGAGCGGGCGGTCGGGCCCAAGACCGCGGCCGTGCTCATGGAGCCGGTGCAGGGCGAGGGCGGCATCAATCCGGGAGACGACGCCTACCTGACGGGCCTTCGCCGGCTGTGCGACGCGAAGGGCCTCTTGCTCGTGCTGGACGAGATCCAGACGGGGTTCGGACGGACGGGCCGGTGGTTTGCCTACCAGCACGCCGGCGTGCTCCCGGACATTCTGGCGCTCGCGAAGGGTCTGGGCGGCGGGGTGCCGATCGGCGCGGTCGTCGCGCGCGACGAGATCATGCAGGCGCTGCAGCCCGGCACCCACGGCACGACGTTCGGCGGGAACCCGCTCGTCTGCGCCGCGGCGCTTGCCGTGATCGAGACGATCGAAGCCGAGCGTCTCGTCGACAACGCGAAAGAGACCGGCGAGTACCTGATGACCCGCCTGCGCGAGCTGGCGGCGAAGACGTCGCTGGTGACAGAGGTGCGCGGCCGCGGACTGATGGTGGCGGCCGAGATCACCGTGCCGTCGGACAAGGTCGTCGCCGCGTGCCTCGCCCGCGGCCTGCTGGTCAACAACGTGCGCCCGACCTCGATCCGGTTTGTGCCGCCGCTGATCGCGACGCGCGCGGACGTCGATCGGGCGATGGAACTGTTCGGCGCGGCGCTCGCGGACGTGGCCGCCGCGCCCCCTTCGGGGACTAGCCTGCGGGATGCGCAGGCGTCGCAGGGCAAAGCCCCGGCGTCGGCCGGATAAGGAGCACGGTTCATGGCGCAGCCTAAGAACATCGCACTCGCGTACAGCGGAGGCCTCGACACCTCCGTCATCATCCCGTGGCTCAAGGAGCAATATTCGGGCGCGCGCGTCGTCGCCGTGGTCGCGGACGTCGGCCAGGGCGACGATTTCGACCAAGTGAAGGACAAGGCACAGCGCAGCGGCGCCGACGCGGTGCACGTCGTGGACGTGCGGCGGATCTTCGTCACCGACTACATCTGGCCGGCGCTGCGGGCGGACGCGATTTACGAGGGGCGCTACCTGCTCGGCACCTCGCTCGCGCGGCCGCTGATCGCCCGGGTGCAGGTCGAGGCCGCCCTCGCCGAAGGCTGCGACGCGGTGGCCCACGGCTGCACCGGCAAGGGCAACGACCAGGTGCGCTTCGAGCTCGCCTATCAGGCGCTCGCCCCGCAGCTGGCCGTGATCGCGCCGTGGCGCGAGTGGACGCTCGGGTCGCGCGAGGAAGAGATCGACTACGCGAAGGCGCACGGCGTGCCGATCCCGGTGACGCGCGAAAAACCCTACAGCATGGACCAGAACCTTTGGCACCTCAGCTTCGAGAGCGGCATCCTGGAGGATCCGTGGGCGGAACCGCCGGCGGACATGTTCCGGTTGACCGTCGATCCGTCGAAAGCGCCCGACACAGCCGAGTACGTCGAGATCGGCTTCGAAGCCGGCACACCCGTCTCGCTCGACGGCCGCCGCGTCGATCCGGTGGAGCTGGTCGCGTCGCTCAACCGGCGCGCCGGCGCCCACGGCGTCGGCCGGGTCGACATCGTCGAGAACCGGCTGGTGGGGATGAAGAGCCGCGGCGTGTACGAGACGCCGGGCGGGACCGTCCTCGTCGACGCGCACCACCATCTGCAGACGATCACGCTCGACCGGGAGACGCAGCACTTCAAGGCGCTCGCCGCGCCGCGGTACGCCGAGCTCGTCTACTACGGCCTCTGGTACTCGCCGCTGCGCCGCGCCTTGGACGCCTTCGTCGCGTCGACGCAGGAGACGGTGACGGGCAGCGTGCGGGTCAAGCTCTACAAGGGCACCTCCACGGTCGTCGGCCGGCGGGCCGAGCGGTCGGTGTACAGCCACGAGCTCGCGACCTTCGGGCGGGGCGCGGGCTACGATCAGAAGGACGCGGAGGGGTTCATCCGCCTGTTCGGCCTTCCGACCAAGGTCTTCGCCGCGACGAATCCGGAGAGCACGAAGGACGCCTCCCCGATTCCGCTGGAGATTCCCGCGCACTCGGGCGGGCCCGGCGCCGCCGTCTCCCGCGCGGCGGGCCGGCCGCGCCGCTGAGGCACTCCCGTGACTGAGCGGCAGGAGGGCCCGAAGGGGCCCGGAGGTCCCGCGAAGACGGGGCGGGAGGGCCCGAAGGGGCCCGGAGGTCCCGCAAAGACGGGGCAGCGCGGCCGCGGCCAGGACGATCCCGCCACCGCCCGGATGTGGGGCGGCCGCTTCCGGGGCACGATCGATCCGACGGTCGCCGCGTTCACGACCTCGCTGCCGTTCGACCGGCGGCTGTACCGCGCCGACATCCTCGGCAGCATCGCCCACGCCACGATGCTGGGGCGGTGCGGGATCATCGAGCCGGCCGAGGCGAAGGAGCTCGTCCGCGGCCTGCGCGAGCTCATTCAAGAGATCGACGCCGGCGTCGTCCGGATCCACGGCGCCGAAGACATCCACTCGTTCGTCGAGGCGCAGCTGCGGACGCGTCTCGGCGACGTCGCGGGCCGGCTCCACACCGCCCGGTCGCGCAACGATCAGGTGGCGACGGACCTGCGGGTCTACCTGAAGGGGGAAATCGTCACCCTCGTCGGCCGCACGGTGGCCCTGCAGCAGGTGCTGTTGATGCTGGCGGAGGCCCACCCGTCGGTGATCATTCCGGGCTACACGCACATGCAGCGGGCGCAGCCCGTGCTGCTGGCCCACCATCTGCTGGCGTACGTGTGGATGCTGCAGCGCGACGTGGACCGGTTCCACGAGGTCTTCGCCCGGACCGACGTCCTGCCGCTCGGCGCCGCGGCGCTCGCCGGCACCTCGTACCCGATCGACCGGCGGATGGTCGCCTCGCTGCTCGGGTTCTCGCGCGTCGCGGAGAACAGCCTCGACGCCACCGCGGACCGCGACTTCGCGGTCGAGTTCATCGCGTCGGGGTGCCTGCTGATGTCGCACCTGTCGCGGCTGGCCGCCGAGATCGTCCTGTGGGCCACGTCGGAGTTCGGGTTCGTCGAGCTGCTCGACACGATCAGCAGCGGCAGCAGCATCATGCCCCAGAAGAAGAACCCGGACGCCGCGGAGCTCGTCCGCGGCAAGGCCGCCCGCGTGCTCGGCGATCTCACCGCGATCCTGGCGATGCTCCGGGGCCTGCCGCTCGCCTACAACAGCGATCTGCAGGAGGACAAGGACGCGGTCTTCGACACCGTGGACACCGTCCAGGCGAGCCTGCAGGTGATGGGGATCGTGCTGAACGGCATCCGCGTCGACACCGACCGCATCGCCGCGCAGCTGCGCGGCGGCCTGATGGGCGCGACGGAACTCGCCGACTATCTCGCGCGGCGCGGCATGCCGTTTCGGGAGGCGCACGAGCTGGTCGGGCGCGTCGTGCTCTACGCGCAGGAGCGCGGCCGCGAGCTGTGGGAGCTGTCGCCGGCGGAATACCGGGAGTTCAGCCCGATGCTCGAGCCCGACGTCCTCGACCTCACGACGCCGGCCGGCGCGGTCGCGTCGAAGCGCTCCGAAGGCGGCACCGCGCCCGAGCGCGTTGCCGAGCAGATGCAGGCGGCCCGCGGCGCGATCACGCGGACCCTGTCCTGGCTCGCGGCGCTCCCGGCCGTGCCGGCCGAGCGCGACGCCTCGCCGTCCGCCGCCGTCCCGCCCCGCAAAGACGGGGCCGGCCGGTCCGCGGCGTCCCCGGCGGGCGGGGACCGGCCGCCGGGCGGCGGCCAGCCGGCCTAGCCGATGGCGGGCCGCCGGGGGCGCGAAGCGACGCGCACAGAGCGCGAGCGGCGTATCCGCGAGATTCTCGGCCGGCACGCGATCGAGACACAAGACGACCTCGTCGACCGGCTCCGCCACGAGGGGCTTGCGGTCACCCAGGCCACCGTCTCACGTGACATCAAGCGCCTCGGGCTCGTCAAGGTCCCGCTGTCCGACGGCCGGTCGCAGTACGTGGCGCCAGAGCGCCCCTCGCCCGCGGATGTGCTGCGGCGTCTCCAGCATGCCGCGACCGAGTACGTTCTGTCCGTGGACGCGGGCGAGGATCTGGTGGTAATCCATACGCTCACGGGACGGGCGAACGCCGTGGCCGCCGCGCTCGACGAGATGCAGTGGCCCGATGCGGTCGGCACGATCGCCGGCGACGACACGATCCTGATCGTGCCGCGCCGGCGCGCGGCGCGCGCCAAGCTCCTTGTGATGCTGCGCCGAGTCATGGAGGGCGGGGCGCCGTAGCCGGCGGAGCAAAGGGGTCGAGTTCGGACGGGACGAACCGATCCGGCGACGCCGGCACATCCTGCCGGCCGACACGCGGCCGGCCAACACGAAATTAAAGCCGGCTAGTCCCCGTCAGGCGGGCGACCGGCGATGGACGTCATCGTCACCAATCTTCAGGGCATATCGGTGGACGCGAAGTTCGTCCGCGACGTCCTTCTCCACGCGCTCCGCCTCCAAGGCTACCGCGAGCCGGCCGACGTGGGCGTGGCGCTGGTGGACGACGCCTACATCCGCGTGCTCAACCGGGAGTATCGCGGCGGCGACTACGCGACCGACGTGCTGGCGTTTCCGATGGACGGGGCCGACGGCGGCGGCGGATCGCCCCCGGATCCCGGCGGACGAAGCGGCGCCGACGGGCCGGTGCTCGGAGACATCGTCATCTCGATCCAGCGGGCCCGCGACCAGGCGCGCCAGTTCAAGCAGCCGCTGCGGCGCGAGGTGGCGCTGCTTGCGATTCACGGCCTGCTGCACCTCCTGGGGTACGACGACGAGACGGAAGCCGCGGCGTCGGTGATGTGGTCGCGGCAGAAGGAACTGCTCGAGATGATCCTCGGTCCCCGGCCGCAGGTCCCCGGGCCCGCGGGCCTCTCCGGCTCGCGCCGCAGGCCCAGGGCCAAAGGTGCGCACACAGGGCGCGCGGCGCGGACCGCGCGGGGGGCGCGGTAGTGCCCCAGGCCGTGCGTCCGCGCGCGCCGGATCGCGACTCCGCGGCCGGACGGGGGCATGTGCATTCCTTTCCCGCCGCGGTCGTGTACGCGGCGCGCGGCGTGCGGTACGCGGTCCGCCGCCAGCCCAACCTGCGCGCGCACATCGCGATCGCCGGCCTCGTCCTCTTGGCGGGCGCCGCCGCGGGGTGCTCCGGCGTCGAACTCGCGCTGCTCGCCGGCGCGGTGGGCTTCGTTCTCTCGGCCGAACTGCTCAACACCGCGATCGAGCTGCTGACCGACCTCGTGTGTCCCGACGAAGACCCCCGCGCCGCCGCGGTCAAGGACGTGTCCGCGGCCGCCGTGCTCGCCGCCTCCGGCGCCGCGGCGGCGGTCGCGGCGTTCATCGTCCTGGCCCGTGTCTGGCCGGGGGCTCCTCTGGCCGGCCGCGCGGCCGCCGCGCTCGGGATCGCGTGCCTCGCCGCCTTCGGCTTCGCCGTGCGCGGCCGTGTGGCGCGGGCCTCAAGCGCCCAGTCCGGCGCGGCCGGGCCGCGGATGGTATAATCGCATTATTGGATACAATAATCTCGTCGATATGCCCGCATGTCCGCAGGTGTTCGTCCCGGCACGCGCGCACCGGCGCCGGGGCTGAAGGGTAGGGGTCTTGGGCCTTCGGTTCGTCCTCCTCGGCATGCTCATTCTCTGCGGCGCGTTCTTTGGCGCCGCGGAAACCGCGCTGTTTGCGGCGAACCGGCTGACGCTGCGGCGGCTGCGTGACGCCGGCGACCGCCGGGCGCGCCTCGCGCACCAGCTGCTGGAAAATCCCGGCCACCTCCTCACCACGCTGCTGGCCGGCAACACGATCGCCAACGTCGGTTCCTCCGTCGTCGCGACCTCGATCGCGCTGAGCCTGCTCGGCCGGCGGACGGGCGAGATCGTGGCGTTCGTCGGGGCGACGATCCTCGTCCTGATTCTCGCGGAGATCGCGCCGAAGACGCTGGCCGTGCGCTACGCGGACCGATTCGCCATTCACGTCGCCGGGACGGTCCGCGCGGTGAGCGTCGTTCTGACGCCGCTCGTGCGGGTGCTCTCGCTCGCCGGGACGGCGATCGTGCGTCCGTTCGGCGGCGCCATCACGCCGCACGCGCCGCTCGTGACGGAGGATCAACTGCGCTTTCTCGTGCAGGTCGGCGAGGAGGAGGGCGTCCTCGAGGAAGAGGAGCGCGAGATGATCCACTCCATCTTCGAGTTCGGCGACACCGTCGTGCGCGAGGTCATGCGGCCGCGCGTCGACATCGTCGCGGTGCAGGCGAAGGCGACGATCAACGAGGCGCTCGGGCTCGTCTTGGAGTCCGGCCACTCGCGGCTCCCGGTATACGAAGGCAGCGTCGACCACGTTGTCGGCGTCGTGTACGTCCGCGATCTGCTGCCGGCGCTCCGGCAGGGGCGTCTCGACCAACCGGTCGGCGAGGTGCAGCGCCCGCCGTTTTTCGTGCCCGAGACGAAGAAGGTGGCCGAGCTCTTCCGGGAGATGCAGGGCCGGAAGGTCTCCATGGCGATCGTCGTGGACGAATACGGCGGGACCGCCGGGCTCGTGACGATGGAGGACCTGTTGGAGGAGATTGTCGGCGAGATTCAGGACGAGTACGATCTCGAGGAAAAGCCGATCCAGCTGATCGACGACCGGACCGCCGTCGTCAACGGCCGGACCCACATCGACGAGGTCAATGAAATCCTGGGACTCCATCTGCCGATGGAGGACGTCGACACGATCGCGGGCCTGGTCTACGCGCTCGCGGGGCACGTCCCGGTGCAGGGCGAGACCGCGTCGGTGGCCGGCGCGGAGCTGCGTGTCGAGCGCGCCCTCGGGCAGCGCATCACCAAAGTCCGGATCACGCGATTGTCGCCGGAGTCGCCGCGGCAGGAAGCCGAAGTCTCGAGCCGCTCCCCGGCCGCGGGCACCTGACGCCGCGGCGGCGCTACAACGTTACGCGGCGGAAGGCCCTCAAGAACCTCGGGTCGTCGAGCCGGAAGCTGTCCGGGTTGGTGCCGCGGGCCAGCGCGAGATGGTAGGCGAACAGCTGCAGCGGTACCGCGCAGGTGAGCGTCGTGAAGGGCTCCGGCACCGGCGGCACGCTCCAGCGCGCGGCGAGGCTTCCGGCCGGAATCTCCGCGGTGCCGTCGTCGACGAGGACCGGGCGGGCGCCGATCTCGTGCGCCGCGGCGGCCACGTCGGCCACGCGGCGCTGCGCGGGACCGGACTGGGCGATGAGGAGGAACAGGTCCTCGGGCTCGGTGCTCTGAAACGGCCCGTGGAGCATCGCCTCCGCGCTCATCCCCTCGGCCGTGGCGTATGAGGTTTCCTTGATCTTCAGCGCGCCTTCGATCGCGGCGACGGCGCCGGGCCCGCCGCCGGCGAGCCAGATGCGGGGGCCGGACGCGAGGCCGCGCGCGTGGTCGGCGATTTTCGGTTCGAGGGCAAGCGCCGCCCGGATGGCGGCGGGCACAGCGTCGCGGAGGATCGCGGGATCGAGCGCGGGCCGTCCGAGGCGCGCCGCGCCCACCTGCGCCGCGAGCACCGACAACACGGCCACCGCGCCGGCGTAACTCACCGTATGCGTCGACGAGCGCTCCTGGGGAACGGTGTGGAAGACGGCGTCTGTGCCGGCGGACCCGCCCCCGGCAACGCGGTCATCGGAGCCGCCCCGGGCGTCCGGGCCGTCGCCCGTGATCACCACGGTCGGGCAGCCGGCTTCGCGCGCCCGGACCAGGGCGTCCCGGGTGTACCGTTTCGTCCCGCGGTGTGTCACCGTGATCACGGCATCGCGCGGACCGAGCGGCGGTCCGTAGAGCGCGAAATCGAACGCGTGCGCGGCGTAGACCGGCATGCCGCCGCCGTAGGTCCGCACCAGGTATTCACCGGTCAGCGCGGCGTGATACGACGTGCCGATGCCGACGAGGTAGAGGCGGTCGCATCGGGCGAGCCGGGCCGAGACGGTCTCGGCGGCCGGCGCCGTGCGGGCGGCGACGGCGGCAAACGCGTCGGGCTGCTCGCGCATGGCATCGTACATATGAAACGGATGCGCGGTGCGAGGCTCAGCGGGGGTCATGGTGCACACTTCGCGGCCGTGCGGACCGGCACCCTTAAGCACAGGACGCGGCGTCGCATCAGCGAATCCCTGAGCCGTCCGCCATTCCACGGAGAGTGCGCATGTCTCGTCGTCCTCCAGTCCGTCGAAATATCAAGCGCGCCGGGGCGCGGCGGGGACCCGACTACGGCGCGTTGATCCGCGCCGCCCGTGCGGCCCGCCGCCGTGCCTACGCGCCCTATTCACATTTTCCCGTCGGCGCCGCGGCCCTCGCCTCGGACGGGTCGATCTACACCGGCGCCAACGTCGAAAACGCCTCGTTCGGACTCACGCAGTGCGCGGAGCGGGTGGCGCTGCAAACCGCCGTCGCCTCGGGCCGCCGGCGGATCCGCGCAGTCGCGGTCGCCGCGCCGGCCGGCACCACGCCGTGCGGCGCGTGCCGCCAAGTCATGGCGGAGTTCGGTGTGCGCACGGTGGTGCTCGCCGGGCCCGGGGGCGCGCCGGCGGTGCTCCCGTTCGCGGAGCTGCTGCCGCGCGCCTTCGGCGCGCGCGCGCTCGTGGGTTACCGCGCACGTTCGGCCGCCCGTACATCTTCGTCGCGTGTCGGGCGTCGTCGCGCAAACCGTGCCGGTCTATAAAGTCGACGCGGTCATCCTGCGCCATCAGCCCGTCGGCGAGGCCGATCGGATCCTGACGCTGCTCACGCGGGAGCACGGCAAGATCCGGGCATCAGCCCGCGGGGTGCGCAAGACGACGAGCCGCCTCGCCGGCAGGGTGCAGCCGTATACTCAGGGCCGGTTCCTGCTGGCGCGGGGACGGACGCTCGACGTGGTGGCGCAGGCCGAGGTCGTCCGGGCGTTTGCCGGGCTGCAGCACGACCTGCTTCGAAGCGCCTACGCCGCGTACGTCGCCGAGCTCGTCGACCGGTTCCTGCCGGAGCGGGACCGTCACCCCGAGGTGTTCGAGGCCGTGCTCGACGCGCTGGCCGTGATCGAGACGGCCGCGGAAGACGAAGCCGAGATCTACGCGCTGTGGTTTTCGCTGCATCTCGCCGACAGCCTCGGGTATCGCCCGGAGATGGAGCGGTGCGTGGCGTGCGGCCGCCCGCTGCCCGCCGGCGTCTCGGCGGAGGGGTTGCCGGCGCGCGGGGGGACGGGGTGGACGTTCAGTCCGGCCGCGGGGGGTGCGTTGTGCCCCGCGTGCGCGGCCGGCGAGCCGGCCGGGGTGGCGCCCGGTGTGCTCGCGACCGGCGGCTTTCTGCTGCGCAGCACGGCGGAGCGCGCTCGGCGGCTCCGGGTTCCGGAGCGGGCGAGACGGGAGCTGGCCGGCCTCGTGCAGGCGCACCTCGAATATCATCTCGACGGCCGCCTGCGCGCGCCCCGGGTCATCGCGCGGCTCCGCCTCGCGGTGCCGCGCCCTTCCGGCGCGCGCCCCTGATCGCAAATTTCCACGGCATCGTCCGCGCGCCTCGCGCCGGCGCCGAGGGGGCACACACCGTGATAAGATAGCCCTTGGAGGTGGTCCCATGGAAGTCGATCTCGAACGGGCGAAGCGCGCGCTGATCCACTTTGGATCCGCGATGGAGGAGGCCCAAGGGGTGGTCCGCAACGGCCGGCCGGGCGTCGTGCGGTTCCACACCGAGGACAAGGTGCTCGAGATGCCCCTGACGTGGGCCGCCGCCGGGCTGGCGGCGTTCGCCCTCGCGAGCATGCTGACCCAGCTGCCGTCGCTGCGGAGAGTGCGCGAGGAAGAGCCGCTCGGCATTGGCTAGAGGGCAAGAGCGCACGCAGACTCCCTCCCGGCGGTCTTCGGCTAGTCGGGTACCTTTGACTTTTCAAGGCGTACTTGTCACGTTACAGCAGTTCTGGGCAGAGTATGGTTGCGTTATTGAGCAACCCTACGATATGGAAGTCGGCGCTGGAACTATGCATCCGGCGACGTTTCTTCGTGCTTTGGGTCCTGAGCCATGGAAGGTTGCTTACGTGCAGCCTAGTCGCCGTCCAGCGGACAGTCGATATGGTAACAATCCAAATCGTCTTGGACGTTACTTTCAGTACCAGGTTCTGCTCAAACCCGCTCCAGACGATGTCCAAGACCGCTACATTGACAGCATAAAGAAGATTGGAATTGATCTCCGGGATCACGATTTGCGATTTCTCGAAGATGACTGGGAGGATAGGACGCTCGGCGCTGCCGGTCTTGGGTGGCAGGTCTTTTTGGATGGGCTCGAAATCACTCAATTCACCTATTTCCAGCAGGCTGGCGGTCTTGAACTCCCTGTCGTTCCTGCTGAGATTACCTACGGCGTCGAACGCATCGCCCAGTTTATTCAACGAAAGGATAGTGTCTTTCATCTGACTTGGGCGCCTGGAATCCAATATGGCGACATCAGGCAGCGGGAAGAATTTGAACAGTCGACTTACGCACTCGAGGAAGCGGACGTCGCGATGCTCCGGAAACTCTTCGAAATGTACGAGGCCGAGGCAAACCGTTTGATGACCCGCCGCTTGGTTTTGCCAGCATACGAGTATGTGCTGAAATGCTCCCACACTTTCAATCTTCTTGATGCGCGCGGCGCTGTTGGAGTTGCCGAGCGCGCTGGGCTTATGGCACGGTCTCGCACGTTAGCGCGAGGCTGTGCAGAGCGTTTCCTGTTACAGCGTGAGGAAATGGGCTGGCCCTTGTTGCCGCGTCAAAGTACAGCGTGATCTTTCGAACTCAAGCACTGATCGATATTCAGGGGAGTGACGTTGCCCTTGCGCGGGAACTCGTCTAAAGCTTCTAGCGCTCAGCTAGTTTTCGAAGTTGGAACGGAGGAGCTTCCGCCTGCCGCTGTTCGCAATGGTCTCCGTCAAATGCGCGAGGTCGCACCAATATCGTTCCATGATGCGCGCATCCCGTTCGAGCGGTTGAGCTGCTTTGGCACACCCCGTAGATTGGTGCTGATCGTCGATGGCGTCGTTGCAAGACAGGCGGATCTAGTTCGCGACGTTCGCGGTCCAGCGGTTCGAGTCGCTTTCACCCCCGACGGCAAGCCAACAAACGCTGCCCAGGGTTTTGCTCGCGCGCAAGGGGTGGCCGTAACCGACCTTGAGACCCGTGACACTCCTGAAGGTAACTATGTGTACGTCGTCAACCGACAGCGAGGTCGATTCACTTCTGAGGTATTGCGGGAGACATTGCCCGCTCTAGTGCAACAACTGACGTTCGCAAAGTCGATGCGATGGGGCACCGGATCGATGCGTTTTGCCCGGCCGATTCGTTGGGTCTTGGCTCTACTTGGGTCCAAGGTTCTGCGCTTGGAACTCGCCGGACTGCAGGCAGGCCGACGGACCTACGCGCATCGTGTTCTTCATCCGAATCCAATTTCTGTACGCACCGCAAATGCCTATCGCGAAGCCCTGCATGACGGCTTTGTCTTGCTCGACCCAGAAGAACGGCGCGAAAGGATCACAAGCCAGTGCTTTCGGGTGACGTACGACATCGGCGGGCAACCGATTCTGGATCCCGACCTGCTTGAGGAGATTATCCAAATCGTCGAGTGGCCCACGGTTTTTAAGGGGCGAATTGCGGACGAGTTTCTCAGTCTGCCACGAGATGTCCTAGTTACCGTCATGCAACATCATCAAAAATATTTTGCCGTGCAGGGCGCGCAGGGCGACCTACTGCCGTTATTTTTGGCTGTTAGAGACGGTGACGCACGTGGGCTCGAAACCGTTAAGCAAGGGAACGAGTGGGTACTTAAGGCCCGCTTATCGGACGCGAAATTCTTCTTTGATGAAGATAGGCAGCGTCGGCTATCTTCGCGGGTCGCGGAATTGAATGAGCTTACTTTTCACGAAAAACTTGGGACCATGTGGGAAAAGACTCGGCGTTTGGAAGCATTGGCTCTTCTTGCGCCAGATCTCTTTGATGCCAATTCTGACGAAGTCCGCCACCTGAAGAGAGCCGCCCATCTCAGCAAGGCGGAC comes from the bacterium genome and includes:
- a CDS encoding acetylornithine transaminase, with translation MTTREIIELSGRVLAPNYRRAPVAFREGRGMVLTDLEGKQYLDFVAGIAVDVLGHAHPRFVAAIQQQAARLVHVSNLYQIPEQARLAERLAGVTGIPDGRVFFCNSGAEAAEAAIKLARKAGRARRNADVYEIIVGSHSFHGRTMGALAATMNPKYHEGFEPLVPGFVEVPFNDLGAAERAVGPKTAAVLMEPVQGEGGINPGDDAYLTGLRRLCDAKGLLLVLDEIQTGFGRTGRWFAYQHAGVLPDILALAKGLGGGVPIGAVVARDEIMQALQPGTHGTTFGGNPLVCAAALAVIETIEAERLVDNAKETGEYLMTRLRELAAKTSLVTEVRGRGLMVAAEITVPSDKVVAACLARGLLVNNVRPTSIRFVPPLIATRADVDRAMELFGAALADVAAAPPSGTSLRDAQASQGKAPASAG
- a CDS encoding argininosuccinate synthase — its product is MAQPKNIALAYSGGLDTSVIIPWLKEQYSGARVVAVVADVGQGDDFDQVKDKAQRSGADAVHVVDVRRIFVTDYIWPALRADAIYEGRYLLGTSLARPLIARVQVEAALAEGCDAVAHGCTGKGNDQVRFELAYQALAPQLAVIAPWREWTLGSREEEIDYAKAHGVPIPVTREKPYSMDQNLWHLSFESGILEDPWAEPPADMFRLTVDPSKAPDTAEYVEIGFEAGTPVSLDGRRVDPVELVASLNRRAGAHGVGRVDIVENRLVGMKSRGVYETPGGTVLVDAHHHLQTITLDRETQHFKALAAPRYAELVYYGLWYSPLRRALDAFVASTQETVTGSVRVKLYKGTSTVVGRRAERSVYSHELATFGRGAGYDQKDAEGFIRLFGLPTKVFAATNPESTKDASPIPLEIPAHSGGPGAAVSRAAGRPRR
- the argH gene encoding argininosuccinate lyase; this translates as MTERQEGPKGPGGPAKTGREGPKGPGGPAKTGQRGRGQDDPATARMWGGRFRGTIDPTVAAFTTSLPFDRRLYRADILGSIAHATMLGRCGIIEPAEAKELVRGLRELIQEIDAGVVRIHGAEDIHSFVEAQLRTRLGDVAGRLHTARSRNDQVATDLRVYLKGEIVTLVGRTVALQQVLLMLAEAHPSVIIPGYTHMQRAQPVLLAHHLLAYVWMLQRDVDRFHEVFARTDVLPLGAAALAGTSYPIDRRMVASLLGFSRVAENSLDATADRDFAVEFIASGCLLMSHLSRLAAEIVLWATSEFGFVELLDTISSGSSIMPQKKNPDAAELVRGKAARVLGDLTAILAMLRGLPLAYNSDLQEDKDAVFDTVDTVQASLQVMGIVLNGIRVDTDRIAAQLRGGLMGATELADYLARRGMPFREAHELVGRVVLYAQERGRELWELSPAEYREFSPMLEPDVLDLTTPAGAVASKRSEGGTAPERVAEQMQAARGAITRTLSWLAALPAVPAERDASPSAAVPPRKDGAGRSAASPAGGDRPPGGGQPA
- the argR gene encoding arginine repressor; the protein is MAGRRGREATRTERERRIREILGRHAIETQDDLVDRLRHEGLAVTQATVSRDIKRLGLVKVPLSDGRSQYVAPERPSPADVLRRLQHAATEYVLSVDAGEDLVVIHTLTGRANAVAAALDEMQWPDAVGTIAGDDTILIVPRRRAARAKLLVMLRRVMEGGAP
- the ybeY gene encoding rRNA maturation RNase YbeY; the protein is MDVIVTNLQGISVDAKFVRDVLLHALRLQGYREPADVGVALVDDAYIRVLNREYRGGDYATDVLAFPMDGADGGGGSPPDPGGRSGADGPVLGDIVISIQRARDQARQFKQPLRREVALLAIHGLLHLLGYDDETEAAASVMWSRQKELLEMILGPRPQVPGPAGLSGSRRRPRAKGAHTGRAARTARGAR
- a CDS encoding diacylglycerol kinase family protein, giving the protein MPQAVRPRAPDRDSAAGRGHVHSFPAAVVYAARGVRYAVRRQPNLRAHIAIAGLVLLAGAAAGCSGVELALLAGAVGFVLSAELLNTAIELLTDLVCPDEDPRAAAVKDVSAAAVLAASGAAAAVAAFIVLARVWPGAPLAGRAAAALGIACLAAFGFAVRGRVARASSAQSGAAGPRMV
- a CDS encoding hemolysin family protein → MGLRFVLLGMLILCGAFFGAAETALFAANRLTLRRLRDAGDRRARLAHQLLENPGHLLTTLLAGNTIANVGSSVVATSIALSLLGRRTGEIVAFVGATILVLILAEIAPKTLAVRYADRFAIHVAGTVRAVSVVLTPLVRVLSLAGTAIVRPFGGAITPHAPLVTEDQLRFLVQVGEEEGVLEEEEREMIHSIFEFGDTVVREVMRPRVDIVAVQAKATINEALGLVLESGHSRLPVYEGSVDHVVGVVYVRDLLPALRQGRLDQPVGEVQRPPFFVPETKKVAELFREMQGRKVSMAIVVDEYGGTAGLVTMEDLLEEIVGEIQDEYDLEEKPIQLIDDRTAVVNGRTHIDEVNEILGLHLPMEDVDTIAGLVYALAGHVPVQGETASVAGAELRVERALGQRITKVRITRLSPESPRQEAEVSSRSPAAGT
- a CDS encoding SIS domain-containing protein, coding for MTPAEPRTAHPFHMYDAMREQPDAFAAVAARTAPAAETVSARLARCDRLYLVGIGTSYHAALTGEYLVRTYGGGMPVYAAHAFDFALYGPPLGPRDAVITVTHRGTKRYTRDALVRAREAGCPTVVITGDGPDARGGSDDRVAGGGSAGTDAVFHTVPQERSSTHTVSYAGAVAVLSVLAAQVGAARLGRPALDPAILRDAVPAAIRAALALEPKIADHARGLASGPRIWLAGGGPGAVAAIEGALKIKETSYATAEGMSAEAMLHGPFQSTEPEDLFLLIAQSGPAQRRVADVAAAAHEIGARPVLVDDGTAEIPAGSLAARWSVPPVPEPFTTLTCAVPLQLFAYHLALARGTNPDSFRLDDPRFLRAFRRVTL